ACCGTCGCAAACGCAACGGTTGAGCAGGGCCCCATCAGGGATGTAGAGCATCTGCTGGATAGTGGCCTTGCACTTGGCCGAGCACTTGCGTCCATTGAAGAGCTGTCCGCAGTAGGACAGATAGGCGGCCAGGGAGGCGTGGCAGTGGCTGTCCTCGTCACAACGTTGCCGGGCCTCCATGCAGCCGATCCCCCCGCCTCCGTCGTCCGGGTACGGGCGCGGTAGACACGGCTCGATGGCGTGCTTGGCCCCCAGGCATTCGATGTCCTGGGCGCACTCGCATCTCTCCAGGTCCGGCCCGCTGCGGGTGTGGTTGAGGCGGATCAGCGCGTTGATGCAGTGGCTGGGACACTGGCGCCTCGTGCCCCGCAGGTTTCCCTCGCAGGCAGCCAAGTACTGGCCGTAAGCCAGGTCACACTCAGGCTCGGCGTGGCAGCGCAGTATGGCCTGCCAGCAGATGATCTGTGCATCCAAGGCCACCAGCACCCACTGGAGCAGTGCCAGGGCGCTGCACCAACATCTCATGCTTGTGGGTTAACTTGAACCCTTCCTCCTGTAGCACATTATCAAACCTCCCAGGCTATAAAGAGGACAAAAATACCTTG
This sequence is a window from Phycodurus eques isolate BA_2022a chromosome 2, UOR_Pequ_1.1, whole genome shotgun sequence. Protein-coding genes within it:
- the si:ch1073-459b3.2 gene encoding growth arrest-specific protein 1, with translation MRCWCSALALLQWVLVALDAQIICWQAILRCHAEPECDLAYGQYLAACEGNLRGTRRQCPSHCINALIRLNHTRSGPDLERCECAQDIECLGAKHAIEPCLPRPYPDDGGGGIGCMEARQRCDEDSHCHASLAAYLSYCGQLFNGRKCSAKCKATIQQMLYIPDGALLNRCVCDGVERPFCEVVKENMSKLCSMGDHHGVISDQPEVDDAYEDEDYDARQERDDVYSDRSAASRKLSTFGTLLFLPLGYVWL